The Rhizophagus irregularis chromosome 12, complete sequence sequence TGGTCGATCTAGTGGATTACATGCATATGTTACTGATTGGCAAGACTTTATAAAAGCAACCAAACTTGTCGTAGATCAtgtcaatgaaaaaaatgcagAAGAAAATTGTCaaagaaaattgattttatttggcGGGTCTCTTGGTGGATTGATTATTATAGATTATTCTATTAAACATCCAAATACATTTGACTTTTTATGTATACAGTGCCCATTAATTCATGTTGCTAATCAGAGTCGACCTAGTAAATTTGCTGAAATTGTTGCTAAATTAATCGGTAATTCTCCTTTAGGTCGTTTACCTTTAGTAGCTGCACATCGCGGAAAAAGTAGTTCTGATCCGAAAGTTATAGAGgtaattatatgttaaaatactttttttaatgtttaacTTATTGTTGATCCTAATATACTCTATTTGTAGAGATTTCTCTCGGACCCACAAACTTATCATGGAAATTTAAGAGTAGCTACAGGTTTGACATTATTGTACGCTACTGAATGGATACAAACAAAACTTGGAGAAGTTCGCAAACCTTTTTTTGTACAGCATGGTTTATGTGATCGCGTTACTTTATGTGATGGGACTAAAGATTTATTTGCTCAAGCACAAACCCCGGAAGATCAAAAGACTATGTTGTTGTATGAGCAATGTGAACATGACATGTTTAGAGATCCATTGGCAGGGGAAAGAGTTTTGAACGATTTTATAAATCGGCTAATTCAAACAGcgaaataaagataattatgataattatagacacattattattattattattccattGATACCTGAgaataactaaattaattattcaggGAGGGAATAAGGGAATATCAGTGAGTATGGAGtttctattaatattgataGGTTCTCAATGCAAATAATtatggattgataaaaaattccattggtatatttgttagtaataaaattttccttataTATTTAGAGGTATTACATTATAGCCAAAATTGGTAAGTCACACACAACCGTgactttttataaatcaattccatatatatataattaaaacgtgttaaataaccaaaaaaaaattttataataaaactaacgAGTATACAATacaattggattttttttctgtacAAAAAAGTTAAACATCaggaaaaaacttaatatataaaataaacatcaaattaatataaaattacttttttcaaaaaaataaatgatataatttcgCTGATTATTAAATACACTAAATACAACAAACacaaaagtaataaattaagtcttataaaaaaatctatgcTATATAAAAACTAgtaaatgattaaataatgtatagtCCAAATTATAAATCgtattaattatgataatgtcccGCTttcccgaaaaaaaaaaatttttttctatataaatccAGGTCGTTCTCCATTATTTATGAACAGTGAGTTAGAATGTTCGATAATATATTCAACTGCCGCATTCTTGAAATTCATATCAAAAATTTCGGAATTTGGATCAGGACCTTGAAGTAATGTAGGTCCAAATACGAGAGAGAGATTTTTGGCAGTCATAAGATTTTTTGCTTCAAATTGTTTTaccctaaaaaaataatattgtttaaatataGTTGAACAAGAATAAATTAACATGGAATAAAGTGTAAAAACTCTCACCGATATAAATgttcaattatatattttgcgGTGGCATAGTTGACCTTCGGtagttgtaataataattctcgaaatttttcaattttttcttcaccATTAGGCATGGCTATAAAAACgtttaaagttaaattattctaattgaaaattaatataatataaaatttagttatGTAGACTTACGAACTAATTCCAAGAAATTTGGGTATAACTCATAGGTAAACAAGGGATTTGGTAGATCTCGTAAATATTGTTTGAAAACACTGGTTACCGCGCTTATGTCATTAAATTGGTCTGGATCATCCAAATCAATTTCTTCACCCTTCTCAAAAGCTGATATAATAGCACGCATTTGTAAGGCGCCACCGTTTTTTCGATAAATGCCTTCAAGGTCCAttcctgttttttttttttaaaaaaaaacagctATATTCTAAATAAGggcataaataaataaaatataattatttgatgtATACCTCTAATTTCGACAGCTTTAACACACTTTTGTACAACATTTGGTATATCATTTCCATCCAATTCTGACTGTTTAGTTAAGTCATTACCAAATATAAAAGTGCCATTAACATCACTATCTGGATCATTTTCCAAATGGATCGCTCTGGAAGTAATAGTACAATTTGATGTAACATGATATGAACATTTTACATGAACAGCAAATGAGCATcctgtcaaaaaaaaaaattttattagtaaaaatgtaaagaaataataaattattttaaaaaaaatttccccaATATACCTGAACACTTTAATTCTGCAACACCCCACATTTTTTCATGACAATAATCACATTTTACAGGACTCGCTAAATTAAATTGTTGCCAATTATGAGGACGATTCATTGTATAATCTAGCATTTGGCTCATCATTCTCCTCTTTGCCTCATCTCGAGTTTCATTTGATACCGCGGGCAAGCTAATATTAGACGATGAAGTTCCCATCATATATGGTTTAACATCGTTAACTACTACATTTGCATTTGCcaatagtttatttaaaactttgcCGCCGTTTTTCCACTTAAACTTTTTGGGTGTAACACCGCGAACTTTCTGTAAAGAATCAATTGATGCACCCTCTGGAGCAtcagtttcaaaattatatactgAAGGCGATTTACCATGTCCAGAAATTTTGCTATGAGTAGAAACAGAATCTGTATGATGATGACCATGTGGTAATTTACTACTTTTGAAGAAGTTGAATGCATTATGATTTTTTCCTTTGTTATGTAAttcaatttgttttaataagtCATTGTTCATTTCGGCTAATTCTAGGTTCTTTTCATTTAGTTTTTGTGCTTCTTCGATAAACTGGTCTCGTTTATATCGAAGATTTTCGGTCTCATCCTTTAATAAATCTCGCTCAGTTTGCAAAGATCTAATCTCCGATAAATAATTCTGTTTGACTTCGTCAAGATGAGTTGAAATATGTCTGGCAAGAGAAGTTGGAAGATCACTTGTActattagaattaattgaaaaagtcctgttataaaatttataaaagaatttaacacGTTAATATTCaacaatcattaaaaaaacttttttatatttatttcatatttaccCGGCAAGACCAGCTTGCTTTTCTTTAGCTAATCCTTCGATTTccttaatatttaattctttttgtaCGTTCATTACGCTTAAACTATGTTGCATTTCTTGCAATTGTTGTTTTGTAAATCGAGAATCTTTAATCAGTTGTTCCATTTCagctttttctttctttaattctTCTATCTGCTGAGTCTGTTTATCAAGTTGTGCACGAATTTGCTCTTCGGTCTTTTTCCTTAGtgttatttcattattaaattctagAGTGAATTCTTCATATGCTCTCTTACTTTCTCTCTATATAATTTATggaatattgttaataaatattatacacaataaatttaaatattcataaataccTTTATTTTGCGGACGTTGCTTTCAGCTTCtgtcaatttcttttttgtatcaGCATAAGCTTTTTGTAATTCTTCCAATGGTACATCTTCCGGTTCAGTTatgattatttcattttctcgGCTGGATAATGAAGTTATTGAAGATCCACTGTTCTTTCTGTTCGGTGACATAGGAGAACTGCCGGATGAAAACCCTTCAAAATCCATCGAATCAacaccatttaatattttgatattcttATCTTTCGAAAAATCTCCACGCCTATTTTTGCGTTTTTCGTCATTTTTTCCACTTGCAACTAGCCTACTCAAGTCATCATCTCCACTTGAGAACGACAATGGCGGTAGTACTGGTGGGCCAATTTCCAAGCCATTAAAATGACCGCTTTTGCGAGGTACTGGAGGTGCTTTGTTACTAAGACTAGGTCGAAATCTTGGACTAGTGGGAGAACTAGAACGCGAAGTGGCTGGAGAATCCGGTGTATTTGAATAGTATTCACTGTGTGATGGTGGACTTAATTGAACatttgtagtattttcatCAATATGAGGTAAATGCGGGTGACTTTGTTGAATATTCGATGATTTTGCTTTTCGGCTGGAAGAGGGAGATCCGGCTTTTCGGCTTGAATTGTCCGTATCACCGTGATCACTCTTCCTTGATAAGATATCGGTAATATCACTTCGCTGACTAGAAATTGAAAATGTGCGCCCCATACCACCTTCATAAGGTTCACTTCGAAAGCTTGTAATAGAAGCATTTCTAGTATGAGACCCGGTTGTTTTCCCACGATTTTCAGTTTGTCGAATTTTTGGAGGGTTATCTAacgattcattttttttagaaaaaaaaccaGTTTTCTTTGAAGTTTCGGAAGAATCTCCACgatttttatgtttatcatcAATCTTAGTATGTCCGTTAGGTTTCCCTGTAATTTGTTCAAGTGCCTTCGAAGCATTTGAAGAAACCTTTTGTTTGAAGGCATCACTAAGTGAACTGGCATCAAATAAACGTGAATGACGACGACCTACGTGGTTTGATGGAGGTAGAGTATGTGCTTTTGGTATTTCTATAGTATCCGAAGATGTTTTTGGTGATATTGAtggtgaaatattattttgttcgAAAGATCTTTTATGACGCATGGAACGATCAGGTGGTTCCAACCTGCTAGATtgctataataattaattaaataaatgtgaaTTACAATAGGTTTTAATGTGATTACATGTAGTTTTTAACGAATTAAATACCTCTGATTCGGCTTCAATCGGTAATGATGGTAAAGACTTTTCCAATACTGATGGTGGATTTGAGATTTCTCTCTCCTTTGCTTTCTTTGTTTTGTTGATTCTTTCGTTATGACAAGACATGCAGTATATTCCCTTAAAGTattgattttcaattattaaatataattagagagataaatatatatttgtaatttgtaaacCACCATTGTAATTAttccaaaattaattttttttccaatatatgaaatatgaCTTTAATAATCAACACCACGTgatttcattatcatcatcattatttccaCAGAAATAAATTACCATAACAACTACTGAGAAAATGGCggaaaatattctttttatatacttgTTAATTGTGATGCTGACATTTCATACAATAACGGTCAGGTATTATCATATAAACATACCTGATTTGTTTTAGCAAATATTAAGTCTTCTATTTGTTTATGACATTGTCGACAACGAAAGCAGTCGACGTGAAACGATTCGTCTCCTAATTAAACACATCAAGGATCAATATGCAGATTAGCtccattttaattaatatttgcaccaattttaaattaaataattttgtctaattttgtttataatttacatCTCTTATTGAATTGAATTTGTCCACAAATATACTAGTTTAGTTTCTAACCTGTCATAATAGCTTCGTTTAATATAGGTTTCTTACAAACATGACAATTATATGAACAGTTTTCGCATATTGGATTCCCgtcagataataataaaaggttaGAATCATGCTCGACCAAATTATGACACTTAGCACACAGAAAGCTTAAATATGCAGCAAACAAGAAATAAATTAGGAAcgtatattttcatttaatataaaaaaccgATTCGAGTAACATACCATTGAACATGCCATATACCTTCTCCGAAGGCAACAACGTTTCCTTCTTCAATGAGACGATTACAGCCCATACAATATGGGTCAATAGTGTCATCATTGTCATAATTTAAGCTAATGTTATCGACCATAACGTAATGTTTTGTGTTGGAAATGAACTAGTATTCAATAATAAGGAAAAAGGTAGTCAAGAAGTATATacaaaaagaaagtaaatcaaaaaaaaacgtaatttaaactttataagcgtaataaaaaataagagaaGATAATGTTCTAAAATATGTATTACTATAAAAACCGTGAGCGGAGCGATCAATTTATGCACACTGGAATTTCAAACAATCGTACAAAAGTAGAACAAATCATCAacttattattacattttgttaatatatcAGTTTGAGTAGCATTGTTTCCAAGATCATAAACTGCCACGTGAAACTTTGTGCTAAAATACCACCTATAAAATTTGCTTGTCAAACATAAccttaaaaaagaattattcaaatttagtaaaaaagtGTAACAATGtgcttattaaaaaaaaaaatttcaattaagcttaattataaatttctaaaattatattactaaaaatgttacagttttttatattataattatttatttataataataatttttaataatttttataaataataataatttttataattttatataataataataatttgtaatatttatatataagaaataaatttctaagaaaattgcaataaaacagaaaagtttatattttttttttcaaatgataataattaattgataatattttttaatcattttattttataattaattattattctaattaataaatgataatatattttaattactctttatttaatatttttattgcattttctatattcaaaatattttcatttattttaagtgataaaaaaaagaaaaataaactataaaataatttcaaagattttttttaattattttttattttataaaaaatatatacaggtttatttaatatataaaatttttcttataaaatattaaactaaaatataaaaacttgcTTTTAgatgttaattaattaaatattaattaaactataattttttaataaatacatatatattaattttaaataaaagatgaaGAGAACTCTtcataaccattttttttagaaaattatttttatattttttatttattttttaaaaattttcttttattatacaCTTAAATCTCTTAATAAACATactctaaatatttttactttactattaatcttttctttaatctttttatatctcttttcatattatttaaactaaaatttgtaACTTATTATTAGTAACATTAACTGTAAAACACAAAGTAGAAAGTCATAAAGtaagaataagaaaatatttttaaatgagcaGAAGTGCTCTAATTATCtctattaaataacttaatgACTTTAATGATATAGAAAGAAAAactctaaataaattataaaatgtttctaaaatatatcaaaaacaATCACCTTTATTCTAACGGattgatatattatatttttataactaatacataaaacaaatatgatacagttttaatatatttataagtaGTATATGGGTATTATCTTTTCAAGTTCTTAAATAATATCAACtggcttttttttcatttgatacatagaataatattatttttcaaatatatatctattttctaaataaaaacaaattatcttactaaaaaaattacctaCTAATAAATACttctaaatatattattaaatgcctTTCTCAATACTTTTCAGGCTTTTCCATCTTTCTTATAACAATTaactaatttgaaaaaatcctttcagttttaaaatttattaaaattaataaaattaaacctggattaatattagtatttatctttaaattataaataaatgaacatctgaacttcattttttttaatttctatactttttaaataaagaagacTAATAAATTCTTCAATCAAAACAAGAGTTATgccatttttttgaatttttcttattttttattatagaattttttggaaatagattttttcttctattaattttcttttatttctttatttttattttatattttaaagtattttaggttctatatactgtataaaatttctatataaatttactggcaaatttaattttaaatatgaaaattatttaatttatatagatttacttttctttttaattttattggaaaattacAATAGCTAcaatataatagattttatagCATTTAATGGACTAAGAATTATACTTCTCTACTAATTATTTTGGTGAACAGACcaatttactattattatgaattaattattatatttatcaaaataaatttaattagtattttgtcattttgacaaaaaatatactaaaaatacttcattttatatgaaaataccTATTTACAGTCAAACCTTAATGTATCAATACCctatatattgataatttcctatatcaataaattttcactgtcctatttcatatttaataaaaaaacctcaCTGTACCGATATCATATATAGATTCATAATGTAACATGTACTGATATTCATCCTTTATTCCTGTATCATTgtgtataataaaatgtaacgATAATCAGATTATACCACATGTTACATTGAGATTATCGGCTATTTTACATAATGTAAATGCCCAAATTTCTACATATGACAAATGTTTTGttctcaaaaaatatttttaataaaaaaactatttaatagtttatattttacacAAAACATGTATTATGTCTCAAcaaggaaaaagaaaattcttctCAACCAAACAAAAGAGTTATTTTAACACATGCGCAAAAGTATCAACTCTGTTTAGATTCTCAAAAAACACCATGACTTACCCAAACAGAACTTGCCaacttatataatatcaaacaaaatactgtttctgatatttttttaaaaaaaataagtggcTTTTTATTAATCCAGATTTAGAAGAATCAAATAAACAAAGAGAAAAGCAGGTTCATTTTCCCCAAGTTGAAGAGGCCCTTTCATTATAGATTACAAACGCACTTTTTGCAAATCTTgtaattaatagtaatatcTTGCACGAAAAAGCTAAATTCTTTGCACAGCAATTTGAAATTACTAGGTTTTCAGTTTCTAATGAGTGGatggataaatttaaaaaatggtataatttaaaagagcATGTTAAGTAAGGTGAAGCAAATAGTGCACCTCTGGAAACATTAGACGAAGAGAGGaataaattatgtgaaattcttaaaaattataatttaaacgaTGTTTTTAATTGTGATGAAATGGATAAactgaatatattttaaataattttgagcatataataattttttttcatttatagaGTTGTATTGGGATCTTGAACCTTCAAAAACGTTAGCGCAAGATCCTCTTGCTAGGaagaaaaaatctaaaaaacgAGTTACACTATTCTTCATATGCAATGCAACTGgtacagaaaaaataaatcacttTTTATCCAAAATCCTCAAgcattacataaaaaaaagaagatttaCTGGTAGAATATTATTAGAACTCAACTTCCTGGATGCAAGTGTCTGTATGGAATGATTACCTCACAAAATTGGATAAATGAATGCGATTACAAAATCGCAAAATTCTATTACTTGTTGATAATGCTCCCGTTAGGGATGGGGGTTAATTAACcacggttaattaaccatggttaattaaccgttaattttgttagttatgattgatttaaaatggttaattaaccgttatttataattagccaatcaaaatgcagaatttaaatcatgtgattaaatgataatccattattttgttacacaattaaatattaattaatataaatattgattaaatctATGATCTACATATTgcatgatcttttttttaagataaatttttttaaaaaaacactttttttttgcaaatttattgttcattatcatggtaaaaaaaaagggaactgTTTGGAAACATTGGACAATAATTACTGAAGCAGAAAGTAATGAAGAAAGTAGTAGGTCTAAGAAAAAAACACATCCTTCTGTACGTTGTAATTATTGTTCTAAAGTTTTTGAACAAGGTACAGCTAAAAGAATGCAAGTTCATCTTAATGATAGCTTGTCCTGGAGCTCCAGAAAGTGCAAAAACAAAGAAACAACAAATTCCTGAACTATTAGAAACTTCTGATGCTACTACTTCTACTTTTATTCCTACAgtaaaaacatcaaaaaagcatttaaaaaatacaacaatTGAGAATTTTGTTGATCGTATGAGTGAAGAAGAACAAGATACTCTTGAAATTTTACTAGCTCAAGCATTATTTGCTGCTGGagttcctttttcttttcttgaaaataattatgttattcaGTTTTTTCAACAATTACGTCCAGCATTCAAATTACCTAATCGAAGAAAACTTGCTGATGAATTACTTGATGATGTTTTTGATGAAGTTAAAGCTGAATGTAatgaacaaattttacaagCTAAATCTCTTACAA is a genomic window containing:
- a CDS encoding uncharacterized protein (MEROPS:MER0036070), which produces MSGNFSSDSLMNFLNTTYSILIEPFLKLFNVSQKDLTYGRAFLPYSPTEQIVRSSPYLYSEYRLPFSFNGAKDSFIHYQIWYLPTAKVQRNADVLYVHGLNDYGGRFSENCIPILEAGFRVIALDLPGFGRSSGLHAYVTDWQDFIKATKLVVDHVNEKNAEENCQRKLILFGGSLGGLIIIDYSIKHPNTFDFLCIQCPLIHVANQSRPSKFAEIVAKLIGNSPLGRLPLVAAHRGKSSSDPKVIERFLSDPQTYHGNLRVATGLTLLYATEWIQTKLGEVRKPFFVQHGLCDRVTLCDGTKDLFAQAQTPEDQKTMLLYEQCEHDMFRDPLAGERVLNDFINRLIQTAK